Proteins encoded in a region of the Rutidosis leptorrhynchoides isolate AG116_Rl617_1_P2 chromosome 9, CSIRO_AGI_Rlap_v1, whole genome shotgun sequence genome:
- the LOC139865845 gene encoding FKBP12-interacting protein of 37 kDa-like, translating to MASRYDDDDFDGEFTGTNQTRRAGTKREFGDLDDDEDDIFGSKKAKSKVEETASGVATGMILSLRESLQSCKDDLATCQSELEAAKSNIQKWHSVYQTESITPGTSPEPEVVVSYLHNLKSSEELLRDQLEKAKKKEAAFIVTIAKREQEVADLKSAVRDLRAQLKPPSMQARRLLLDPAIFEEFTRLKNLVEEKDKKVKELQENIAAINFTPQSKMGKMLMAKCRTLQEENDEIGNQASEGKIHELSMKLALQKSQNLELKNHFEGLSKHLEEMTNDVEKSNETVLILEEEIENKDAEIQRLKQALQHKQLGTIIDETTEAIAFDNDADEDEIKQADSEIESV from the exons ATGGCATCTCGATACGAT GATGATGATTTCGATGGGGAATTTACTGGAACCAACCAAACTAGGCGCGCAG GAACTAAGAGGGAATTTGGAGACcttgatgatgatgaggatgatattTTTGGGTCCAAAAAG GCAAAATCAAAAGTAGAAGAAACTGCATCAGGAGTGGCAACTGGAATGATATTATCCCTTCGTGAAAG TCTCCAGAGTTGTAAGGATGATCTTGCAACGTGCCAA TCAGAGCTTGAAGCTGCAAAGTCAAATATTCAAAAGTGGCATTCTGTTTATCAAACCGAGTCGATTACACCAGGCACATCACCCG AACCTGAAGTTGTTGTCAGTTATCTTCACAATTTGAAATCGTCTGAAGAGTTACTGAGAGATCAG CTAGAAAAAGCGAAGAAAAAAGAAGCCGCATTCATAGTAACCATTGCAAAACGGGAGCAAGAGGTTGCAGATTTGAAG TCTGCAGTTCGGGATCTAAGAGCACAACTCAAGCCTCCATCAATGCAG GCAAGAAGACTGTTACTTGATCCAGCAATTTTTGAAGAATTTACACGTCTGAAG aatttggTAGAGGAGAAGGATAAAAAGGTGAAGGAGCTACAAGAAAATATCGCTGCTATTAACTTCACTCCACAAAGTAAGATGGGGAAAATGCTAATGGCTAAATGCAGGACTCTGCAAGAAGAAAATGACGAAATCGGAAATCAGGCTAGCGAAGGAAAG ATACACGAGTTATCAATGAAGCTTGCTTTGCAAAAATCACAGAATCTAGAGCTCAAAAACCATTTTGAAG GATTAAGCAAGCACTTGGAGGAAATGACAAATGATGTTGAAAAATCAAATGAAACA GTACTAATTCTTGAAGAGGAGATAGAAAACAAAGATGCTGAGATACAAAGGCTAAAGCAGGCGTTGCAGCACAAGCAGCTGGGTACAATAATAGATGAAACTACCGAGGCAATAGCTTTTGACAATGATGCTGACGAGGATGAAATAAAACAGGCGGATTCTGAGATTGAGAGCGTTTAG